One Desulfovibrio inopinatus DSM 10711 genomic window, AAACCGTGGGCCGGCTTCGGACCGTCATAGTATGACCCGCGTTTCCAATTAGGATCAGACATAATCGCTTGTCGAGCCACTTCGTGAAACGCGATATTGAGTGCGGAGTGGCGGTCGGTGGTGGCTAAGGGGATGGCTGAACCGACCATTTCCGGATACCGCACGGCCCACTCAAGAACCTGCATGCCTCCCATGGAACCACCGATAACGCAGTGGAGCTTTTGTATTCCGAAATGGGTGATGAGCTCTTTTTGCGCCCGCACCATGTCACCGATGGTAACGACGGGAAAGTCCAGTCCATACGGTGCTCCGGTTTCCGGGTTGATACTTGTCGGACCGGTTGATCCCATGCACCCACCGAGAACATTGATACACACGACAAAAAAGGTGTCGGTGTCGATGGGTTTCCCTGGGCCGACCATAATATCCCACCAACCCGGTTTGAGATCGTCTTCGGCATAAACCCCCGCGACGTGGGAATCTCCGGTTAAAGCGTGTGCAATGAGAATCGCGTTGTCTTTTTGGGGTGAGAGCTCTCCCATGGTTTCATAGGCCAATGTGACAGAGGGGAGGCTGGCTCCAGATTCAAGCTGAAAAGGGTGTTCCTTGGACGCAAACGAGAATTCTCGTTTGGTCACAACGGGATTCGCTGTATTGTCGGATATGCTGTCAATGTATTCACTCATGGAGCACTTGTAGCTCGACGAGCCGGTCTGCGTCCAGCAAGAGAAATTGCACGGGGCCGCATAGGGAGCTTTATTATCGGTGTATTAAACCAAAAAATGGTTTTAATTGCCGTATGAGAGGTGGAGGTTGGGTGGTTAGTCGCTTGGAATAACAGGAAAAATAAAAGTGGCATAAACTGTGCTTTTTGTTTCGTATTAATTTCATGCAATGAAGACCATCAAGGAGGTCCTTATGGGTATTTTCTCTCGATTCAGCGACATCGTCAGTTCCAATATTAACGCTATGTTGGATAAGGCCGAAGATCCGGAAAAGATGATTCGGCTTATGATTCAAGAAATGGAAGACACGCTGGTTGAACTCAAGGCAGCTTGTGCCAAGACCATGGCGCAAACAGCCAAAACCCAACGTGGGCTCGATAGAGCGACGGAAAAAGCCAATTTATGGTTGGAAAAGGCACGCTTGGCCGTGGAAAAGGGTCGGGAAGATTTGGCACGCGAAGCTTTAGTGGAAAAGCGTCGATATGAAGATGATGCTGAAGCTCTGTCCAATGAAGTTGCCGAATGCCAAGGAATGGTGGAAAGCTACCGAACCGACATCGGCTTACTGGAAGAAAAACTTCAATCCGCCAAAGATCGCCAACGCGCATTGGTGCAGCGGCATATGCGTGCTCGTGGGAAGATGCGTGCCAAGCAAGAAATGCGTCGCGCGTCTTCGACCGACACATTGATCCGTTTTGAACAATTTGAAAATCGGATTGAACGCCTTGAAGCCGAAGCGGAATTAGCCGGGGAATATCCCAATCGCCGGAGTCCGGCCAATGGAGAGCCTTTGACCTTGGAAGAAAAATTCAGCATGCTTGAGCACGATGACGAGATTGAACGGGAATTGGCTTCGTTAAAGAAGAATATGGCCGGTTCTCCTGCTGGATCGTCAGAATCTACTGACAAGGAATAAAAGACATGCACGGCTTCTTTTCCGTTATCTTTGCCGGAGCGAGCGTTATTGGGATCATATTGGTTGGTCTCATTGTCCTTATCGGCATTAAGATCGCCAAGTCCGGCCGCGACCCGGAAATTCTGGAGCGAGAACGCCAAGATACACAGCGCATCCAGGAAATTCACCAAGGACTGGCACGGCTTGATGACCGAGTCGAAGCTCTGGAAACGCTCCTTTTGGACCTGGAAAAAACAAGGAGAGACCGATGAGATCGCTGGAAGAACTTCGGCGACGGCGTATCTACCGGGCCAGAAACGGTATGATCATGGGGGTCTGCAAAGGTTTGGCCCGTTACCTTGATGTTCCGGTTTTCGCCGTTCGTATCTTGGCCGTGATTGTGGTCATTGCATCGCATCTTGTGCCAGCTATCATTGCATATATCGTCGCCGGCTTTGTGTTGAAGCCTGAGCCGGTTATTCCACCAAAAGATGAACGGGAACAAGAAGTGTACGACGGGTATGTGCACTCCAAAACCCGTACGGTGGAGAAAATCAAAGATAAGTATGACCGACTCGATAAACGTATCCGGCGGGTGGAAGACTTTGTGACCTCCAAAGAATATGACTTTGATCGACGATTGAAAAATTCATAGAGAGTTGTTTCATGCCAAACGCGAGTCGTCGGGCTGCATTGCGCAGTCCGACGGTTTTTTTGTAGGGTGCTGGCAAAGAAACATTTACACTTCAGCTTTCAGGAAAGGAGGAGGGGTGGCCCATTTATTTACGAATCGACGCCGTGTTTTTGCTCTGACAGACACGCTTTCTCCTCGTCAGTTCCTTTGGGAGTCCATTAATGCGATTCTCTATTTGGTCGGTGGAGTGACGTTCGTCGTTGGGAGTATTTTTTTTCTTCCGTCGTTCGATGCATATGAAGTTATTGGAGCGGAGCTGTTTTTCGGTGGGTCTATACTCTATCTTATTGTATCCGTGCATGATCTTGTCGAGTCGGTTGTCTATTTGCGACGACGTATACACCACCTCAAATATATGGTTGAACTTCTTGCAGCAGTGACCTACTGCATTGGTACCGTTTTGTTCCTCATTGGAAGTGTGCTGTTTATGCCCTCATACGAGTCTATTCTCGCCGGTTCTTTGTGTTTTATTATTGGAAGTGGTTTGTTTCTTGTCGGAGCCTGCATCAATGTACTTCAGATCGTGCTTGCCGGCTCTCTTCTCACCTTACAATTGCTCAATGCTACGGCAATTAGTTTTATCGCTGGTTCTGTGCTCTTTCTTGTGGCTTCTGTTCCATATTTGTGGACGATTCCGGAGTCACCATATAAATATCAGCTTTTTACCTATGTCGCTTGGGAGTATATTGTTGGCAGTATGCTTTTTTTCGGTGGAGGTGTTGTAAATTATATTCGAGCTGGCCAGGCTATGCGACATTATGTTGTTCAAAAAGAGACACGCCATTCACTTCGAATGAAGAAAAAAGCAGAACATGAATTGACATAACAATATATCGTTCTGGTGTCCGGTATATTGAAAGATCCTCAGGCGAACAATGAGACGTCCCTCAGAAGAATGTCTTGCATATGATTCCATACGATATACAATGCAAGAGAGATTTGTTTTTCGCATGGTGATGATCGTTATTGTGGATTACGGCGACCACAGAGGGAGGTCGGACGATGAACCAGAGCGCAAGATGTATCCTAACCCAATATGTTCCGGATTTCCCCCTTCGACACTGTGGAAGACTCCTTGAAGATACCACAGACTTTTGTAACATCTCCTATGGTGATGTTATTGTGCTTGGGGACAAACACTACCTGGTTCTACGAGACGAGGCAGAGCGTCGATTTGGCATTGAGGACCCTAAGTTCTGGGTGAAGCGATGTCGGGAGCTTGAGACGGGGGAACGCAAGATTCTCAAGCTTGTCTTTCATGAAACATTCGACATGAAAATCGGAATGTTTAGTATTCAGTGTTTTCGAAGTCCTCAAAAAGAAGCACGCATTTTGGAACTCGTTCACGGAGACGCTCGTTTCATGCAAGGCGTGACTGTTCTTGATAGCAAAAGGAATCCGGTTCGTGTCCTTGACGTAGTGCACGGCAAACAGCTTGATGCTATTATTGAAGATATGGCGATCGACCATGAGACGTATTTTCATGAGTCCCTCCCCGGTATTTTAGAAAAATTCATTGAAGCCGTCGAAGCTATTCGTTTTCTCCATGTACACCGGGAAAAGCATGGTGACATTCGGAGAGACCATCTTTGGGTTGAATACGGGACGGGTATTTATCGTTGGATTGATTTTGATTATACTTTTGATTTTCACGAAAATCCGTTTGGACTCGACTTGTTTGGTCTTGGAAATATCCTCCTTTTTATTGTAGG contains:
- the pspC gene encoding envelope stress response membrane protein PspC, encoding MRSLEELRRRRIYRARNGMIMGVCKGLARYLDVPVFAVRILAVIVVIASHLVPAIIAYIVAGFVLKPEPVIPPKDEREQEVYDGYVHSKTRTVEKIKDKYDRLDKRIRRVEDFVTSKEYDFDRRLKNS
- a CDS encoding serine/threonine protein kinase, whose translation is MNQSARCILTQYVPDFPLRHCGRLLEDTTDFCNISYGDVIVLGDKHYLVLRDEAERRFGIEDPKFWVKRCRELETGERKILKLVFHETFDMKIGMFSIQCFRSPQKEARILELVHGDARFMQGVTVLDSKRNPVRVLDVVHGKQLDAIIEDMAIDHETYFHESLPGILEKFIEAVEAIRFLHVHREKHGDIRRDHLWVEYGTGIYRWIDFDYTFDFHENPFGLDLFGLGNILLFIVGKGEHSAVTLAQEHGDIWREKKLTSDDFSIMFMHRLANLKKIFDYIPDRLSNVLLHFSAGANIFYDTVEEFLDDLRPCLDLLK
- the metX gene encoding homoserine O-acetyltransferase MetX, translated to MSEYIDSISDNTANPVVTKREFSFASKEHPFQLESGASLPSVTLAYETMGELSPQKDNAILIAHALTGDSHVAGVYAEDDLKPGWWDIMVGPGKPIDTDTFFVVCINVLGGCMGSTGPTSINPETGAPYGLDFPVVTIGDMVRAQKELITHFGIQKLHCVIGGSMGGMQVLEWAVRYPEMVGSAIPLATTDRHSALNIAFHEVARQAIMSDPNWKRGSYYDGPKPAHGLAVARMIGHITYLSDDSMRHKFGRALQDKSVFSFHFGVDFQIESYLRYQGQKFVDRFDANSFLYITKAADYFDLGQTHGEGSLVKAFSRVHCPFLVISFTSDWLYPTSMARGMVQAMKKNGLDVSFLEIDAKWGHDAFLLPNEKLSCIIKGFLTRHNTLSFPGGC
- a CDS encoding YrhK family protein, with amino-acid sequence MAHLFTNRRRVFALTDTLSPRQFLWESINAILYLVGGVTFVVGSIFFLPSFDAYEVIGAELFFGGSILYLIVSVHDLVESVVYLRRRIHHLKYMVELLAAVTYCIGTVLFLIGSVLFMPSYESILAGSLCFIIGSGLFLVGACINVLQIVLAGSLLTLQLLNATAISFIAGSVLFLVASVPYLWTIPESPYKYQLFTYVAWEYIVGSMLFFGGGVVNYIRAGQAMRHYVVQKETRHSLRMKKKAEHELT
- the pspA gene encoding phage shock protein PspA, with the translated sequence MGIFSRFSDIVSSNINAMLDKAEDPEKMIRLMIQEMEDTLVELKAACAKTMAQTAKTQRGLDRATEKANLWLEKARLAVEKGREDLAREALVEKRRYEDDAEALSNEVAECQGMVESYRTDIGLLEEKLQSAKDRQRALVQRHMRARGKMRAKQEMRRASSTDTLIRFEQFENRIERLEAEAELAGEYPNRRSPANGEPLTLEEKFSMLEHDDEIERELASLKKNMAGSPAGSSESTDKE